CAGTAGCCTCTTTACCTTTAATGTCTCTGTGAATGATCTGGTTCTCGTGCAGGTATGAAAGTCCGCGTAGTAATTGGTCTGTATAGTTGATAACTACAGATTCTTTGAACGCTCCATATTTACTCAGCAGGTGAGCGACAGAGCCGCCTAGAAAACAGATATTGCATCAGAAGAGAACTCCAGACCATGAGCCTCAACCACAAGATGGGTGGGCATACAGCGGTTACCTGCCATCCACTCCACAAAGAGATTGTAGTTGTTCTTCTCACAGGTAGCCCCCAACATCCTGATTATATTAGGGTGACTGAGGTGATTCATCATTCTGATCTCCTCTCGCAGTGCCTCCACCACCTCTCCTTGTTCGGTGGATGTATTCCTCACATAGGTCACCTAGCAGGGAACATATTTTAGAATGAGAGGTAATGCAGGTATTATACAGTAACATAGGAAGACAAGTAAACCATGCAAGCCAGAGCAATGTTTTCATGCCTGCAGCACGAAATGTCTTATTGATGTAAAGTCAGGTCGTCTTATGTGTACATAAGGTTTTATGGTAAAGGCTCACCAAACTTAAAACACAAAGTACATTACACAATATGTATCGTATTCCCACAAGACAAGACTAAACAATCCAGATATTGCTGTGGCTCAAAACAATAGCTTTCCTCAAAGAAAAGCCAACTGAGATCCATCGGAATTTCATCTAGTTATTCGGCAAACCTGATTGTATGATGCCATTAGGCTGCCATTAACGGACTGTGATTACTGAATCACTGAAGTAAAGCTCACAAAAATTAGCGACATATCTAGCGGTCTGATCTGGTCAACTGACCACACCTGCCTATATTAcatcattttaaaacaatataaagtaGCTCCTCAAAGGTGTAAAATGGCCATTAACAGAACGGTTCAAACACACAGTGGGTACCAAAAGAATTTGCCCCCTTTTTCTTTACAATACTGTCAATGTTCTACCAGGATGGAACAGCAATTTTAATATATTCCACAGATTCTTGGTGGAACTGATGTCTGGGAGTTTATTGTGTCACTCTAGGACATTAAATGGTTTTGCATTTCCATTTCAATGTGACTTTTGCTGCATACTTTGGGTCACTGCACTTCCTGCACGGAAGACCAGTTGGGGAGGGGGCAGCCTGTTCTAGATAAATTTACATTTGTGCCATTCTGTCCACTTCTTTATGATGGACTTGACTATAGTCCAGAGAATATTTAAAGTATTTGAAATCTTCTTATAGCCTTTAAATGGTGATTATAATCACCTTTTTTGCTTTAAGATGTTCTCACATCTTCAGGAAGCATCTCTCATTTCCTGGTCCAGCCATGAGTGTATATAAGAAGCATGAAGTACGCTGAGTGCTATAGAACGCTGTATGAACCAACCACACAGCTACGTTTCAGTGAAAGCAGATATTGGTGGATGATCTAACAAGGGCAGGAGGGTTTAGTGCGACTGTTTTACATAAGGTGTTGGGACAGGCACAAAAGAAGGATGGGGGTTATCTACTATAGTGAATATAAATCAGGGTACTTGAATATGAAAAAGAGGTATGCTATTAATAGCTATTTAATATGATGCAACACATTTTAGGTCTAACACCACTCAAAAACTACTTTTCCTAATTAGTTGGCCGTGGTGTTTCCGCTTACTGGAATAACTCTtgatatttgaaataggacttctgcgACATTGCCTGGTAAGTTTTCTGAATCCCACAGTTGACAGATCGTTTGGGACCTCTCTTAGCAAAACCTGTAACCGTGGAAACAAACCTGCCTGCACAGATTGTTTCCATGGATACAGTTGCTAGGTCAGTTATTCACAAGCTGTCAAATTTCAACAGTGCAATTCTGAGATTTCAACAGACAATTTCAGACAAAAGTCCTATTTCAGTGAACTCAAAAAGTCTGGGTAATGAATCTAGTTAGGCAAAGTCATTTTTGGAGCTTagcaattctttaaaaaaaaaaaaaaaagttaaacatttaTAGCTCAATTTCACATTATTCTTTAGAACCACTACAGTTTGCATGTTGGATGGAAATTATTTCAGAATCTGCACTATAATTAGAAGAGAGGGTCAATGATGCATCCACGTTACCAACACAGATGATCTCACCTGTTTAACAGCCATTAAGGTGCCGGTCCCAACATCCTGAGCTTGATAGCAGGAAGAGAAGGCTCCTAAGCCAATCTGTTGGCCTTTCAGCCATTCAACCTCTTCCCGATAATGATTTTTTGCTTTGGTATGTCCAGGCAGGGTCTCCGGAGTCTGCCACGAAAGTGCCACAACGTAACATTATATAAtcagaataatcataaaaatACAAGACAATACTGCACTGCACTAGTCAGCTATTCCAAAAAACACTGTCATGGCTCATTAAAGTCACAAGTTTCTAGTTCACAGTCTGCACTATCACAATAATAGCGGCCTTCCTTGTTTGACTGTTCTTTACAATATAAATAACCCTTTGCTCCCTTTGTTACGAATCTTACACTACAAGTGCCTTAAGGTGAATATAATAGGGAAATTATATTATAACAGTCCAGCTAATAAACATCCTCAGGAGCAGATGTTTTGAGGTCTGATGTCTGTATTGGTTATAAGTCATTTTGAAGGAAACCAGAAGCCCAAGACTGAAGTTATGGGAATATAAGAATCAAAAGCACCCGAAAAAGTGCACACATGACACAGCATGAGGATAATGAAACAAGCGCTCAGAGGACTTTATAGATAAAACAGTAATTAAGTAGCACTGGAAACTTACATCCTGCTGAATAATGATGATGTCCTCGCCATTCTCCACTTGTAGTTGTGGTATGACTGGCAGAGCGTCCTGAGAGGCTGACATAGCGAGGGCAATAGCCAGCGCTTCCTCCTCCTCCGCTTCCATCTTCTCTTTGCACTTCTGATTGTGACTGACATCCTCCTTGTAAGTGTTATCAACCTCTGCCCGCTCTGGGGACAGCACAGCCACCTCCGACTTAAAGGTGACCGTGCCGTCACATGTGGGCATTGAGGCTTCCAATAGGTCCTCCATGCTGGAATTAAGCTCTGTGTTGGCATCAAGCCGACACTTCTCTTCCACAGGTGTGAACACCGTGTCATCGCTGGGTATAAGAGCATTCATATTACTACCACTGTTGTCACAATGGGAAACATTAAGATCAAGAGTCATATTGCCTTTCGGAGAATCTCCTGGTTTCGTCATGTCGCCTGGCGTAGGCCGGGATGGCTTTGGCCTATGTATTTGATGAGATGGCAAGGGCCTAGCCTGAGTGAAAACAGGAGAAAGTTTCTCAGACTCTTTATTTCCCGAATTGTGCTTTTGTATCTGAAGAGAAAATTTCCTCTGAGTTTGAGGGGAAGCGGATGAGAGTTTGCAGGGAGCAAATCCCTGAGGTTTGGGCTTGGCGACATCTGAGACAGGGCCAGCTGGCACAGATGagggagaagaaggagaaggCAACGTTTGGAATAAGGAATGGGGctgagaggaagagggagagttCAAGCATTGACTTAGTGGTCTGCGTTTTGTTGAGATGGCAGGCTTTGGTTGTTCAGTTGTTACAGTGGACAGTGGAAGTCCCAAAGACATAACTTCTAGCGTCTCATTCAAGTCCTCTGGGCTGCAAGCCGTTTTTGAGACACAAGGGTCATTCCCCACTTTCCCTGATAGCTGCATAGTATGTTCTGGGGAATTACTTTGTGAGGTTACGGGGGAGTTTGCAGGGGCGGAGGGCTGCACAAAAGCTTCCCTGCGGTTTTCAAAAGTTTGAGAATCTTCGAAACCTTGCTGAATCACTTCAACAATGTCCATTTCTTCAGCGATGGCCAGCAAACGTCTCCGCATGCGGCTGTAATGCGTTGAGCTGGTCACGCTTAACATGTCCAGCAACTTGACATACACATGTGGGACTCTTGCTACCATCCTGGCAGCGCTTAAAAATACTCTGCGGGATAGCTTTCCAACCATCGAATGAGAATTATCAATAGATTGCAATGCAAAGTTCAGCAAGGAAAGCAGGTTCCTATACCTGGAAGAGAAAGGAGTAGCACATGTATACATTACACAGGGACGACAACTAAACTACAAACAATATTAAGAATGAAATGTAAAGTTTTGTACATTACAGAATAATCAGTGAGTAAAAGGTGAATTCAGCCATCATGATCAGCCATTCCTAGACGACTGATATCTCCCAAGTAACAAGACTGACAGAGCTGTCCTGGTAACTCTTACCTGGCATATTAGTCTGAGGACCCCAATCATTTAGCCATAGCTCCGTAACTGCTCAGGGCACCGACAGTCTAGGAATGGCTTCATATTATATTGTGCCAACGCGGAATTCCATGTAATTACAATACAAATTAATATTGAGCACTTTCCATTTTATGTGGACAAGCCATTTAAAAGTATTTGCGAAAACATAATATTTGTTGCTGGACACCTGCTGTATTTCAGcagaaataaaatgcagattatTATAATGACTGCTTTGGGATAAAGTCCATTATAGCTAGAATATCTAGTCAGGTCTGCAGTTGGAGCATCTGCTTGTGATGCCCAAGGTAGGGCTTTATGGCGTTTTATACCCAATTCTTGTTTCAGCACCAACTTTATATAAATTTAACTCCCAGTGACACGGCTTCCCTGTTTTAATCCACGCTAAACGTAGCCAAGTCGATAGAGGATGTTGTGCTTTATAGTTCAACAGCTGATTCCTACTAAACATATTTTGTGTAAATTACAAACAGGGAGAACATCATAACTGAATTGCCTTGAACCCTTTTTATTCTGCATTTTTAATTCACAGACTTCgctgcatgaatcatgaatgtctTTTGCCTCCAATTTAGTAATAATACACTTCAATACCTTTCTACTGCTGTGTCAGCCTGTAAAACGTCTCCACTGATGATGTGGGGATAAAATTCAGCAGGAAACTCCAACAAGAGCCGGTCGATGAGACACAAGCGGCCGAGTAGTGTTTGCCAGTTGTTAGACTCTGCCTGGGTGGCCAGGATACAGTGCAAGACATATTCTACACCACCGATGCCAACGGAACCTGAAAGAGTGCAGATAGTTACTGTATATGATGGTGGACAATGCGCTGTATGTCTATTCTGCAGGCCAAAGCTTAGCCACGGTTTTCTTCACATGAGATTTACAGGTGAACAACTAAAATAATGATGAATAATTAATGACTTAAGTGGAAGCAGCGACACATATGAGGGACAGTCCTTAGACTAGGATAGGATTAACAGAGAAACACAAAGCCTTTTCCTGCAGTCTGTTACAGGAACTCTGACACTGGAGGTTAATCCATGAAACAGGAGAAGTGAACAGTACACAATGCTCTAGAGGCTGCCAGAATTAGATGGACTTGTTACTTCAATACTACAGTAACAGAAGACTGGGCTGTCGGGCCGACCTTCTGTATTTCTTCCACAGATACAAACAACTACCTTCAATTGAAAAGTCAGTGTTATAGATACCAAGTGTTGTAGCAGCAGTAACGATCGATCGGAGCCCAGAAATGAGAAACCACAGTGTCTCTGGTGTCTAAACGGAACTCCTTTACCATTGAAATAGcgcatatatttatacacaaaaaTCATGGAAACGGAAATTTTCTGTAacataaaagtatatataaaaacaggtAGCGGTCAGGCTGGGTAATCTCAAAAAAATGCTAATTGTCATCAAGTTCCTTATCGATACCAAGAATCAGAGTCCCTTGAAGCTGTCATTGCTTCTTGATTCTGCAAAGGTCACATTCATTGGTGCTCAGCCAGTTCCCCCCTGCAGTTAGCTTCTGTCTTTCAGACAAACATGCCACAAAAGTATTTGCTTTAATAGATTTAAGGAGATACAACTTACGTTCAGAAAAGGATAGAAGCGTCATTATTGCAAAAAAATGCTAAGACTCTAATTAATAAGATAACCTTAACAACATTTTCCTCACTCCAAGTGACCCTAGATCCCCACAGGGCTACAAATAAAGGTTCATACACATGGGTGCTCTTCACATGCCTGTGGTGCGACAGTCTGAGAAACGATCAAACTTAAATGCACCAAAGATTAGGGACAATTGATCTCCATAGAAAAACATACCCTCAGCACAAACGAGTAAACGATAAGCCATCTATAGGGGAATGAGAATGCTTTCTGTACCCCAGTGCTCAATTATGATGATGTATTTCTCATAGGAATAAATGAACCCTCATCTTGGAAACATTTGCACCGTGTTTAACATTAATTTAGATTATCCGACCGCTTCACAAGTGCATGTAAAAGCACCCCCATGTACAAGCCCTAAAATTAAATGTTATTCGAAAGTACTAACCAGATTTTAAGATCTCTCTTCCCACAGCCAACTCTCCTCCTTGTCCTTTGCATAGTTCCAGCAACGTTGACACTGAAAGCTGGCTTGTCCGGCTGCAATAGACATTAAAGAGATTCATAAGAGACCTGAATTTCAGCACTCTACATACAGACCAACACTGCCGGCAATACGTTACCTGTTGGCATCTGCACACTTCACCAGGATAGTCTCCACCACCGGGTTGAGAAGTCGTTGCAGCTTTTTCCTTTCAGCAGTTGTATGGCAGGGAGTATACACCAGCATGGCTCGTAAGGTTTTCTATGAACAAAGCATCACAGCAAAGATGACAGGATGTAAGATATGTAAATGCACAGAGTCCTATAAACAGTCAGAGCTCCTAGAAAGCTTTCTGTAGACACTTACTAAAGCAGCGACATAGACTTTATAGACCGGGTCGGCACACACCATGGACAGCACACTACAGCAGGCTTCCACGACAACATCCCCTGAGATACTTGATTGAGATGAGCCACTGGCAGTGTGTGGGGCAGTGCCAGTGGGCGTACTGCCACTGCCTGAAATTCCAGTGCTTTCACCATTAGCCAAAAGCAGGGCCCCACTGACATCATGAGAGAGACGCCTCAGCGCCATTTCTCTGATATTCCAGTTTCGAGAGAACAAACAGCCTACCAATTCCGTTCCAAAAACCTGCAAGGAGAAACGACAAGCCTGAATGGAGATCTGTACCGACACAATTATGGTAACACTACATCCAAGTCCAGTATTTCCACATAGCTAGAGATCTAGTATTACTTAGAGCAATAACACTACTTGTAACATGCTTCAGATCATGTATAAGACACCGCAAGCATGCGGATACATTTTGCTGGAATGGCTGCAGGAAGAGAATTTAATGTGGCTTTACTGATGTAACTTCCAGGAGCTTTAGCAATCATAACAGCATGACTGGAAGGGCATAGCATTGGTCTCTGAGGAATGGCAACATTGGACGAGGTCAGCCATACTGATGAAGTGCAGGTAGGAGACAAAGAAGCTACTCCGACATACCTGAATCCATGGCTCAGCCATGCTTTTGTAAGCAGGAGGAATCTGCTGGACCCCATAATGAGTAAGGTTTAAATTGGAATCCTGTGACCTTCTTTGGGATCCAGCGGTAGGTGACTGCTGCTGTTGAGGAGACTGCAGCTGGGCAGCCCGCATGAGAGGGGGAGAATCTACAGGTCCTGGTAATTCATGACTGCAAATACAAGACACTGAAACATTTACCTccagatgtcacaatgtacatttCACAACTGAGACATGCGGGAGCGGGGGTGTTTTTTCTCAATTGTTTTTTTACTCTAGATATTTGCTATGGCACAAGCTTTGAAAGGCCAGGAACATATAGCACATGTATTACCCATAAAGTAGAACCTTTACACTGACCTATGAAAGTCCTGGGATCTCCACTTTGAGCGACACAGAGGACAGATGAGCGGTTCTCTATTTCTCCGGCACTCCTCTGCCCCTAGAAGGGGGGGcacaaaacaaacagtattttactGAAAATCCAAGACAAACTTTTGCAGTCAGCGTATCTGGACCCTCTGTATCTGTTGGAACAATGCTTAAACAATTTCTATGTTTTCATCTGCACTAAATGGCCTATAACAAGCCCATATCCCAGCACATTAAGAGGAATAAATGTTATTTCATATACCTTAAAAACCACGGTATGTTGCTTATTAGTGCAACTTTTATTTAGGCCACCACTACAAGCTAGGCATAGATTTTCTTATCGGTTGTGTAAAACAAAACCCACAGCTAACAATTCTACACTGGTGAAAAAAATGTCCCATTTGCTGTGAATCTTCCTAAACTATATACGCCGGCAAATATTAATTTGACCAAAACTCTGACGTGTTTGTTTTGCCTTAATGATTTTgggtgctaaaaaaaaataaaaaaatatgataagTCATAATACGCATTATCCTATAAAATGTGACCTCTTGATGAACCCAGATTAACAGGAAAAGATTGAGTGTTTCACCTTATTAGCAACCTAAAAGGAAGTTAGATTAAGATTTGTTGTCTTGTGCAAACTTGGGACACATAGGTATCCTGgtttttcattttcaaaatgaATGGGAGCACATTAATGAACATTTCAGTCTAGAATAGGGCTAATTTAACAACTTGACAAATCCCAATGGAGTCAAGCACAGAACGACTATGGGAATTACGGTGTCCACCAGATGGCAATATTTCCACAATAGTAGAACTTGTTCGTTCCTAAGATACTGCATCTTGAAACGCTGTTTCACGCCTCCTGCATTGTAGCAGCTTATatttcaaaagataaaaagtgaaCCAGACTGAGAAGGAAGTCAGTTTTGTGCATATCTGCATTTTCTGGGgtgtaaaaaacacaaacaaaaaccaaaaagagGCGGCTTCCATTTAGTGCCTAAAATTTAAGCATGTGTTCTTACATACAAGCAAGTGCCCAAAACAACATCTGCAGTTCCTAGTCTGCCATGTAGAGTGCACAGGTAATAGGGTACATCGCTAGTTCCTAGTCTGCCATGTAGAGTGCACAGGTAATAGGGTACATCGCTAGTTCCTAGTCTGCACGTGGAGTGCACAGGTAATAGGGTACATCGCTAGTTCCTAGTCTGCACGTGGAGTGCACAGGTAATAGGGTACATCGCTAGTTCCTAGTCTGCCACGTGGAGTGCACAGGTAATAGGGTACATCTCTAGTCCTAGTCTGCCATGTAGAGTGCACAGGTAATGGGGTACATCACTAGTCCTAGTCTGCCATGTAGAGTGCACAGGTAATAGGGtacatcactagttcctagtcTGCCATGTAGAGTGCACAGGTAATAGGGTACATCTCTAGTCCTAGTCTGCCATGTAGAGTGCACAGGTAATAGGGtacatcactagttcctagtcTGCCATGTAGAGTGCACAGGTAATAGGGTACATCTCTAGTCCTAGTCTGCCATGTAGAGTGCACAGGTAATAGGGTACATCGCTAGTTCCTAGTCTGCCACGTGGAGTGCACAGGTAATAGGGtacatcactagttcctagtcTGCCATGTAGAGTGCACAGGTAATAGGGTACATCTCAAGTCCTAGTCTGCCATGTGGAGTGCACAGGTAATAGGGGTAAAACAGTGCAATGTAGTGTCATGCAGTAAGCCGCTGACGTACAGATTGACATGCAGTGATGGTGTAGCTTATTTCGGCAGCCTTCTTCACATACAGTCAGGCTCTCCTCGTCCAGCATGCCCAATAAGCAGATGGGACACATTTGTTCATCTTCATCTTTTATGCTGCtgagaaaacaaaacacacaacatGGTCCATAATTATTCATACACCTACACCCCTACAGTGACCAGTGCTGGATTGCACATCGAGACATATGCTAGATATGATTATATAGAATTATAATAGGTCATTCATTAAGTGATGGCTCCACTTTACACCAGCTCTGTGTTATAGCAGTAGGATATTGCAAGGTGGTACAGAGGGTGGTGGACTTTTGGGGTGGAGAAAACGCCGTTCAACAGGGATCCCAGGCATCAGGCCCCTGTTCTTGTAATACTTGGGAGGGGGGTGGGTATATTTTTAAGAAATATCTTTGAACAACAGTCCAAGTCCCTTAATGTAAGCTGTCTCACTGAGATAAGAGAATCTAGAAACAGCTATAGCACAATGCTATGTGAAATTGTAGAAAGTTTTAATGGAACCATCAAATAATTAAATTGCCATAAAGATCATAGTTTCTCGATAAGTGTTCTATTAATAAGATTGCCACATTAGACGACATTAGATGACAAAGGTTTAGCAGAAGTGAGAGGTCACACACATAACATTGTAGCAGTGCTCACTGCCATGTACAAACCTGGTATCTGAACTAGATGTGGAGGTGGTAGATGAGGATAATGTATGAGAATTTGACATGCGTGATACAAACTTCTGGATGGTGTTACGAGATGGGGCTTTGATCCTTGAGCTACGTCtactgtgatatttctggaacaaACTTTCAACCTAAcaggggaaaaacaaaacaaacagtgaAGTCTCACACAACGGTGTCTGCTCAATTCGCTGCGAGGTTCTGTAGTAGCCTTGATCGTTATGCACATAAAAACGGCTATTACAGTATTTATAATCTAAATATCACTGAAACATAACGCGTGAGGCTACCACGGAacctcgtggctaattgaatcggcccctatgaTACCGGAATTGTACTAATACTAACGATATGGAGATCACATGAAAAAGCAGAAATGTGACAGCAGTATCACTAGTTACATAGAATGGCTTCTACAGTATTCTCAAAAGCCGTAGTTACGTGCATTAGAGAGATGCATTCCCaaaatgatgataatatatacacacatataaatacaagTGTAAGCACATTGATAATGGACTGCATGGAGCACGAATTTTACCATGTGAACTAAGTAAACAAGTCAATGGAGACCcgtttactttttttaatttaattgcttCATTTAATGTTGATGCCTTGATGAGGGATGAAAAGTTACACACTATCAAAGCATGAGCCACAAAGACAATCTATGTAAAAGGTACAGCAGAAGACACATTTCCATGAACCAGAACACGTTCAACAAATTCCTTACATTGATAAAAAGTGGCGATTGCAAACTAGTATAAGCCTAGTGGTGTAGTGGAGCGAATCATCCCAGCCAGGTCTAGTACAGAAGACTCACATATCTCACCAGTACTGCAGCATGCTGCTAGGATGGAAGATTGACTATGACAATATTTTCTTAAAAGATTTGATTCTGACAACCAGGAAAATGCAAAACCATAGAGGCAACACAAACTGGTCACACAGTCAAAGAGGTAAACCTAAAATTATTTTCTTACATGTCTCAAAAACACATGAAAAGAAGGATTAGGAAAACTTTGCCTGTACTCCTCCACTAAACACACAGTGAAACCACAACACAGGGGATAAAGAACCACATGATACAGTTGGCATATTTTTGTTGGTGAACGTTGGGTAATTTCAATATATGATGCATTGGATAAAACCACATTTGTAATCACAAGGCtaaaaaactaaaagaaaaaaaaaaaaaaagtccatagCAAACGCTTGCAGTACAAGAGCTGCTGTTAGCACAAGCAGAGGACATCTGGAATATCAACCAAGTCCAGGAATAAGTCACTAGAAAATGTTCCTTCAATGCATTATTAATCAGATCACTCTTCTATACAATATATCCCTTTAACTATATAGTGTCATTCTTTTTGCATCAATAATTAAAGATGTACAATTTTGCTTATATTGTCTCACATTAGCACTTTactgttaaattaaaaaaaaagctaattttaCAGTCAGCATTTCCGTGGCCTGAAATTATAAACCGCTGTGCGAGCTTTCATGCCTCCTTCCTGCTTAGCGGAGGGGTGATAATTGCTGGTACAATACAATCATTTACTGTGAAACAATGAGTGCAGAATTAGCATACTTCAAAATTCTTCAATGTTTTCCTCCAGAGCATCGTATCCGACGGCTCCAACTGAAACACTCGTAACATGACGAAGaggagatggatgcagaacaccCCTCTGCCGCAGCTGCAGGTCTGTAAGAGAGCAACGCGCCAATTACAAGATAATACTACCACATCAATTGTCATCTTTTACCCCACTATTATTTAGGTTCTTTAGAGTCGGTATAGGCAGAGGAGTGCTTCCATTGTCATAGCCAACTACATGATGGATCTGTTGTCATTACACAGCCATACTGTGTATATGAATTGACCAGGAACCGGTGACATTCTCACTGTAGTCAGTTTCCTAGTGAATTGCACTGCAATCTATACAGCTTGCAAAATATCTGCTTTGCCCCTGTGCAGTTGATCTTTAAAAGTCCGCTCCAGGAAAGCtatattgaagaaaaaacaaCAAATCTAACGCTTCTATTTCTCTTTAAAACAGCAGCCCAACGAATTCCAGGTATAATGGATCAGAGAAGAGGTAGTGTGCAAACAACATGAGCGAAACCATGGAGCATGACATCACTCTTCCCAGGAAAAACCAGCTGGGAGCATTTGGCAATGAAAATATTCTGTTCTTGTGTGAGGTGAGCAGCATCGATCTGAGCACAAAGCTCCGCAGGGCAGTTACCGACAGATTGATCTGTTTATACAGCTTCTTTTCTGTATGTTTTCCCACGACTACATCGAGCACATGATTGCCTATATCGGAACAGGCTGGCACAAACTGCAAACTTCCTTTTGTAATGTCCCCTGTTCCACGTTCTATCCACAATCTACCAAGCCTACGTATAAGTAATCTAAGCTTAGCATAAAACGGGGGAGAGACACTGCAATACAAAGCCTATGTTCAGATACAATCATAGGAGCAACAAGCAGTACTACTCTGAAATAGAGGCTGAAAGCTCTATAGGATCATAAAGGACCACTATACATTACACAAATAAATTGACAACCCTCCTATCTGACTAGGGTTTGTTCCTCCCTCTGACCATCCTTCATTAGCGGCAGGTTACCCAATAAAATCATACCCAACAGGCAGAGGCAataacatttcaaactaccattGGAATAACTATATAGTTATTACATTgggaacatttatttttttctctaaaaaaaaatgtttaaaaaggtgAAATTATCCGACAAAGGAGGATTATCTTCTTTTGGAAATTATACCATCCAGTAAATAGGGAGGGGTTCGCTACAACCCATTCCATTGCCTGAAGCCAGGGGCCACACTTCACAATACATTCAGCCCACTTCAATACAGCTAAAGAGAGCGCTTCCTTATTGAAGAGGACCAGACAGATCCTCCTGAATGCTGAGCTACAGTGCAATGCGTCTCATATAGTTCCTAGAATCCTGAACCCCTCCCCATCCGCCACCCATCTGAGCCAAAAATAATGACAATACTGGCAataacttttacttttttttttttccccccagatgATCTAATTGCCTTTAATTTATAaccaataaaaaaacactttatttcagGAGGAAACACTGTTTAAGATCACATCCAAAATATACCACTCTTATATAACAGGATAAGAAGCACGACAGAGCATTGTGAGTAAGAATCAGTATTGCAGTCTGCATACTCTGTACTTAAGCCCTCTCCTGTTAATGACATTACCCAGAAATCTCAGCACAGCTCAGGGTAGATGCAGTCACTGTGACAGCTAGTTTCAGGAGATTTCAAACAGGGCAACTAAAATCTTCTTAAACTGCCCGTCAGATTCATTTAGTCACAGAACAGCTTAAGATGTACTTGTTA
The Mixophyes fleayi isolate aMixFle1 chromosome 1, aMixFle1.hap1, whole genome shotgun sequence DNA segment above includes these coding regions:
- the LOC142099664 gene encoding mitogen-activated protein kinase kinase kinase 1-like isoform X3 translates to MENKETLRGLQKMDDRPEERMIREKLKATCMPAWKHEWLERRSRRGPVVVKPIPVKADGSETSKTDSSVDGSLNGFTHVQKGRRSPSPSSSSSSSKSKPESPGVRRRGLSPVPFQSGRVTPPRRAPSPDGFSPYSPEETSRRVNKVMRARLYLLQQIGPNSFLIGGDSPDNKYRVFIGPQTCSCGRGVFCIHLLFVMLRVFQLEPSDTMLWRKTLKNFEVESLFQKYHSRRSSRIKAPSRNTIQKFVSRMSNSHTLSSSTTSTSSSDTSSIKDEDEQMCPICLLGMLDEESLTVCEEGCRNKLHHHCMSIWAEECRRNREPLICPLCRSKWRSQDFHSHELPGPVDSPPLMRAAQLQSPQQQQSPTAGSQRRSQDSNLNLTHYGVQQIPPAYKSMAEPWIQVFGTELVGCLFSRNWNIREMALRRLSHDVSGALLLANGESTGISGSGSTPTGTAPHTASGSSQSSISGDVVVEACCSVLSMVCADPVYKVYVAALKTLRAMLVYTPCHTTAERKKLQRLLNPVVETILVKCADANSRTSQLSVSTLLELCKGQGGELAVGREILKSGSVGIGGVEYVLHCILATQAESNNWQTLLGRLCLIDRLLLEFPAEFYPHIISGDVLQADTAVERYRNLLSLLNFALQSIDNSHSMVGKLSRRVFLSAARMVARVPHVYVKLLDMLSVTSSTHYSRMRRRLLAIAEEMDIVEVIQQGFEDSQTFENRREAFVQPSAPANSPVTSQSNSPEHTMQLSGKVGNDPCVSKTACSPEDLNETLEVMSLGLPLSTVTTEQPKPAISTKRRPLSQCLNSPSSSQPHSLFQTLPSPSSPSSVPAGPVSDVAKPKPQGFAPCKLSSASPQTQRKFSLQIQKHNSGNKESEKLSPVFTQARPLPSHQIHRPKPSRPTPGDMTKPGDSPKGNMTLDLNVSHCDNSGSNMNALIPSDDTVFTPVEEKCRLDANTELNSSMEDLLEASMPTCDGTVTFKSEVAVLSPERAEVDNTYKEDVSHNQKCKEKMEAEEEEALAIALAMSASQDALPVIPQLQVENGEDIIIIQQDTPETLPGHTKAKNHYREEVEWLKGQQIGLGAFSSCYQAQDVGTGTLMAVKQVTYVRNTSTEQGEVVEALREEIRMMNHLSHPNIIRMLGATCEKNNYNLFVEWMAGGSVAHLLSKYGAFKESVVINYTDQLLRGLSYLHENQIIHRDIKGANLLIDSTGQRLRIADFGAAARLASKGTGAGEFQGQLLGTIAFMAPEVLRGQQYGRSCDVWSVGCSIIEMSCAKPPWNAEKHSNHLALIFKIASATTAPSIPPHLSPGLRDVTLRCLELQPQDRPPSRELLKHPVFRTKW